The genomic stretch AagactcaacctagaacacacattttacaaatcatgtttcacgttgtaactttcaaagatcacgaataaataaccgttcgattaaaacttgattcatattacttttacaaaacacggagagttaaagTCACAGGGAAAAGAATTAGGTTCAAAGCACAAGAAtaccatttttaaagaattttacaactcagttggtccaaccaaacatgtgacagctattggtccaaaacttgggtcggatttgcaaaacttattatttaatattgagacatcaagattttttttttttttttttttttttttttttttttttttttttcgtggcttatcaatttgaacacATATGTGAATTTtacgatcgatggagttggaattatgcgaaaattattaataccatttaaatgaggattttcacaaaatcgttggacaaaacatcactgcacagaaacttcctaaccacagttcactaaattatttattattcataatccgtatatcatataagcgtgaaaccaacgtcaaatgatcactaactcacgaggctatttctcataaaattttcatcgataggcaataaacagaaaagaaatggtagtaaggtcaattaaagggtAACACCAACCAGAGCGAGTTTTATCACTAAGttattcattttctatgttccaatTCTTataaccatactatcgatactaacttatcctaacttaaatctcccactgtacttacgtaaacatctatcccgtaaaatcccttcgcatctcgatctactcttTACATCTACATTACGATTGCTATGATTAAAAACAGGCAATTCAATAGcgtttcttattactatcacattattatactagcatggcttgggatcacataaccgcatattactagacttaatggtactatcagcacatcactcaacatccacctaggtaatTATCATCGACTtgcaattattttcatgctcacgactagcacaacacttcattgattattaaccagaactcgaaaatttatttctcatttccataATATTATatgatcacgccatcattcatacaaaatacttaccgtagcgttgtctgCAGAATGGGTAGAATATTTGGGTTTCAAAGTATatatcaactcgattatgcaataatcaatgcatcaatcaattaacacttaggcaacgatataggcATTTCAGGTTCAACCTtaggcaacttttctaccctttcccTCATATACCCTCAGGGTTTTCcgagtcaaactgagagggccactggttcggtgtgagggggcccctaactcaaacCTTACctcagtgtgctcctaacagttctatcccggtgttcattttaattagacacatcctaggttcattgggttcattggtttaggcctgaggatcgttcgctctgataccactttgtaacaccccggtttataaaagaagtcctcgtcaagacattctctaataaaacggactgttaccatctcggtttcccgaggtagtgaataacaaattaaactccaaggcaatttatgtaatattttcaacttaattattacaaatactCTTTTCAACTCGAATTACAAGGACTGACATAattaaaagtgaagtcttctagatgatggtctagctactaggtcgtctgatccagtgtctcacgcccatcaagctcccgtcctatcgcttaaacctgtcaagtctgctccccataaaacggatcatcacaggtgttcacgaatacacagggtcaaccacgaggttgagtagggaaagcAAAACAAGTACGACAACAAAATACATAACTCCATTTCCAATTAGTCACCTCCACCTCACCATATCGTAGACAGACTCTGAATAATCTCCGCACCGTATCACAGTCCctgaataacttccacaccatatcacagattcacagaccctgaataacttccacaccatatcacagattcacagaccctgaataacttccacaccatatcacatattcacagaccctgaataatttccacaccatatcacatattcacagaccctgaatagCTCCCACAccgtatcacagaccctgaataacttccacaccatatcacagaccctgattaatctccacaccatcctccaacgcATATGAATGATCAAAAGAAATTGATGCAGcacaatatatataaatcaatgaactgatgaatcataaaaatcatgccagttacccgatgttgtgatatcctactcaatacgatcaattcagtcaatcacccttcccaatataaatgataacgtaaatcaaccacgaatccaaccaacacaattcaacaacaacgatattaggacaagtgtatttcccctacctcaagtgccaaaCAAATCCAATTAAGTCCGGTCGAATAACGCAATgaattgattatcgatccttcataATCATTACCTagcacaattataatatttataattaccaactactaaatatagagatCTCTCAATTAGAAgtcttcccgaaatacaatcccgacaccaacttatgccAAACTGGTAACTAAAGTAACCCAATTACTATTTGACTCAACTTCCCAATATAGGCagttattaaagtataatttcttaaaatggaactTCCCCGATTATAGTAATTGATGCGTCATATaataacttttctcttttaacaatcccgactcaaaacccatCTCTGattatttaaacgactcggggattaaattaaataaattatttaagtaACTCGGGAATTGAACTAAATAATTATTTAAGTGACTCAGGCATTGAATTAAATAATTATTGAAGTGACTCGGCATTGAATTAAATAATTATTGAAGTGACTCGGCAttgaattaaataattattatgttaattaaaAGATTTAAATGAATTAACGATTAAGAAACCCGAATCGAATTTAAACAATTTAAACACCCGACCCAAactcgtctttaattatttaattaactcGGAAGTTAAATTAAATACGAAATACGATAACATAATTAATAAAGAAACGAATCGACGCCGACTAACACACACGACTCAACCCACGACTCCCAAACCATTTCCCCAACTCCCACGCACCCCATtccaccgtgacaaccaccaggTCAGACACCGGGTCTGACCTGAGCACCCACCAGCACCCTCACCGGAGTCGACTCCCGCCGGTGAGTCAGACCATGGCCACGAACTTCCCCCTGCTTCACTCCACCTCCCACAGTTGCCACTACAGCAGCCAACAACACCACCCCACAACCACCGCTGCTGTCAACATTACCCCACGCTACCACCACCACTCTTCTCACCGTATAGCCACGCACACAGTCACCgtggcgccgccgtttcgacctcccccgagtccacggtggcgccaccccaaatctAAACACCTACACTCACCTGAAAACGTAAACATACCCGTTTATACCCCCCCCATGTCTCTGCCGTCTTtctctaccaccaccaccacctaaagCCCACCTTACTGCCACCAAAAGGGGCGACTCAAACCACCCTACaccattaccccgacaccaaccatcATTAACACTTTTATAAGACATGAAACCATGACCAACAACTCGACATACAAACAAAACAGAGGAAATGGGTTGAACAGCTTACCTTACCACCACCATaacagccaccagggccaccctaggtcgtcgacAACAGACCCTTGCTCGTCCCTGATGCACCGTCCACgactactctctctctctctttcacttGTACATTAGAGGTGTGTAAAAATGCAAGGAAAAATGGGTAGGCTGCCGGGTTTTAATAAGGAAGAAGAAGGACAAGGGAGTATGGCTTGCATTGTTGTTGGTGTAGGCGTGgagttggagtatgggttgacGTGAACAAGGGAGCATGGGTAGTCTAGGTTTGATAAAAATAATCAAGCATGCCTCTTATTTGTATTTAACCAATACCCGTAATCCTTACTTAATTATCTTATGTGTATCGTAAACTTACGAGAATACCTCCGTAATATGTACCTACTTTCATAATTAGATTTACCGTCTTGTGTTTATAGTTTGTTATTtattatattataatattatattatttcgCGACATAACACGGTCGGcttataataatttattaaaaGTCAAGGTATTACACGAAGAGTTCAAATTTTGCCTTGCTCTAATTTTTCCCATGATCTATAGACTATAGGTGACTCAATACCATTAACCATTCTCACCTGTCTTAAATTATGTCTCTGATCATCCTATGTCTGGGGACTATATCGTGTCTGTGAAGGTGGTACTGACTCATCCTATGTCTGGGACTCTGGGGCCTATATCGTTTTACTACCACCCGTTGTCGCCCTaactcattattcattctttatgTTGGAGGTATGGTCAGTACACTTCTACTTGCTCCTCATGCCTACTCCCCCAGGACTCTCGGAGCTTGCTCATTTGAGCAGTCGTTTCATATTGTTCCTGTTAATTGGTAGATCTGATATGGCTGTTCTGGCTGTTGAATTGTTAATCCTCCACGTTTATGGATAGCTAATTTGTTGGTGCTCCCTTATTTTGTAGCTGATGCTTGATGCGGGTCAGTTTGTTCGTTCATTATCAAATGCTTGATATGctaataatttaattttatgagatTTTCACAGCATCGAGGTGAGAGAAGAGGACTTGGTGGAATCTTTTTTGACGATCTTAACAACTACGATCAAGAGATGCTTCTTTCTTTTGCCACTGGTATATTTCCTTGAAACATTTAAATCCTGTGAACAATCCCAAAACTATTGCTCTACCATCCTGGACCATCATCAACGTGTTCTACTTCTTAAACTACCGGCAGAATGTGCAAACTCCGTGATACCTGCGTACATTCCTATAATTGAGAGAAGGAAAGATGCACCTTTCACGGATAGTCACAAAGCATGGCAGCAGTTACGACGAGGGCGTTATGTGGAATTTAATTTGGTAAGCGGAAATTTATAGCCTTGGCGGCTTATAGTTTTACCTTTCCACCATCTGTGGTTAGCGAGCTCAAAGTTGTTTGCTTTGACTCATCTGTAGGTTTATGATCGAGGAACAACATTTGGGCTGAAAACCGGAGGTAGAATCGAGAGTATTCTGGTTTCTTTACCGTTGACAGCTCGCTGGGAATATGACCATGTAAGTTTTTCCAATCATCTCCATGATTATAGCTAGTGACCAAGCGAGGGGGGACTGGGGAGCAAGGAGGGGTTGGTCCTATTGGAAAAAAATGAATTGAAAATTGCCAAGTTATCATATAAGTTTAAGAAAATTGTCAGCTGGCTCTACTGGATCTTTGAAATTGTTGTTTCTGCCTCTGGATTTATCAAGCTTCTTCTTGAGACTAAAAGCAAAATAGATTTATTCATCATAAATTATCACCATCTTTCCTTATTTTTTCGCTGCTTTGGTCTTTGTAGAAACCCGAAGAGGGAAGCGAGGAGTGGAAGTTGTTGGATGCTTGCATGAATCCAAAAGAATGGATATGACGATGTCGTATCACTGCTCGGTAATATTTACCAACCTTCCTATTTTTCCCTGTTTTGCCCTATTGCTTGAGAACATAGCTTGAGATCTCTAACTGCCTGTTATGTGTCCTGTTGGCTTAATCACGTGATTCACGCATTTGCACTACTATACAGATAAACTGTTTGAATGGTGGTTTTGTCCTCCCAAGCTTAGGCACCACAATATCAGATATAATTCTCTTATTGTGATTCGCGCATATTGTTCTTTAATAGCTAAGCTTCAAAAGTTAGTCTTCACATAGGACAAGAAATATGTGAATAGGCACTATCAGGATTATAGCACCAATTTTAGGTACAATGTGCAGAAACGAATGAGAGGGTATTTGTTAATGTAAGACAAACTCAGTGAGTTTTTTATATAACTCAGTAAGATAAAAAAAGAAATgtgtgcgttttttttttttttgagttgtcTCTTATTGATACTATAAGATAGCTCAAAATGGTTCTCAGAAAAAAGAATATGGTTAATGATGTATATCAGAGTTCAAACTGAACAAGTTCAATGCGGAGCTGAACATGTTTAACAAGGAATTCGGTGAGTTTAAAAAAGAACTCATCAAGTATTATCAGTTGTACATACCACCGGTAGAAATAGAAGTTTGCCTAAGCTCCACTTATTTGATGCTTTCTTAATGTTTCAGATAGACCTGTTAAAAAGTTCCCCGACTTAGAAAAGTGTCTCAGAAAAGTGTCGCTTTTTCATGGTAATGAACTCGAAACTCTTGATTTGTGACCTGAAATTGCCCGAACTTGGAGCTTCTCATAAAATTAGATAGGGTGTGGAAGATTCAAAGGAGGTTTTGTGGTTAAAGCTTGGAGAGGAAAAGTGAAGCCAAACTCAGGGCACTTCACAAATTCAGATTAGGGTCAGGATGAGGGAGGTTCTGGGATGAAAAGGCAATTAGGGTCAGGATGAGGGAGGTTCTAGGACTGTTTTAGGATTGGCACTTGGAGAGAAAACCTGTCCATTTTTTAAAAGCAAAAtagatttttttttatcatatcaTATAACTCATGTTCACCGACAAAAAATAGTCAAATCTCATAATTTGCAATCAATTCATTCAATATTTCCTTTTTTAAAGAAcaaattttgacatttaaattaTGTGTTAGATATATTACTACCTTACCCCGCGTGTCTAGAAATCTTGGTTCAAACACTTCAGTACCAGATAAAAGATCATCTAGAAGTCTTTGCATTTGTTACGACTTTCTTATGAGTATCATAATTGGAATAGTCTTTTTATCCAAAAAATATCCATTTCTATTTTTCAGAAAAGGAATCAAAGATTATTCTTGTTCTTATATAATTCCAGCCTTAACTTATTTTTTTCGTGTTTCTGCATTTGCAGAAACCAAAGAGTGAAACGGAAAGTGAAAGTTGCAAGGTTCTTGCATGAATACGAAAGATGGACATGAAGATGTCATATTATTGCTTGGTACTTCTTACCAACCTCtccctttcttttatttttggCTTACTGCTTGAGAATGTGGCATTAGACTTAGAGAGTTAGATCATCTCATTTATGATCTTTTTCATCTCTTCATCCCACTCTCTCTGATCAATTCTCGTCACTCCGTTCCTGTCCCTGCTGAGCTTAACTCAAATCAATTTATGAATTTAAACAAAGTAACAACCCTTCATTAATGAGTTTTCACACATTGTTCTCTTTGTTAAAAGTTAATTCTAAATAATACCGATATGTAAGATTATATATAGAGAAGAATTTTAAACCTTTGATATGATTTTTTTGTTGATGTAGTAAAAaggttaaaaaaaaaattattccgTTCAATTTTCCCTCCTTTTTCACCGGCTCTCCTCTTTCctcacaaaacaaaaagaaacagagtccatTTTCCTCCCTCATATCTTCAATGAAGAGGCCACTGCCACTTTATTTGGGCCGTCATACTGTTCGTTGCCTTTTATGTGCCAGTAGTTAGATTGGGTTGAGTTTAGCGGTTCACTTTTAGCCAGATTCCAGAATCATGGGTCGACCTAGATTTTTAATCACTGTGATTGCTATCACAGTGAACTACTCTATTTAATTCCCATATGGTTAAGACTCCTACTCTCATCATACATTAAGAAAGCCCGTTAACTGAGTTATCGACATAACGAGGACTTATATCCTGACTTTTCACTTTGTCTAGCTCAAGGACCTGAACATTGGATTTAATCTTTAAGAACCAACGGCATAATTCAGTTATTCTTTTTTTGAAGAGAAATTATCCCGAGGCCAGAAAAAAGGGGCAAAAGTTATTTCAATTTAGAGAGTGACGAATTTCACGTTGTAATCGGTTCACACAATTGAACTGATATCAAGAAAGAAGGTACAGAAATGCATTCAGCATTCTACACCTTTCAGTTCATCTGATACGGAGTACAATCTTGATGACCAACTTAGTTGGTTCATGCAGAAAGCCTCATCCTACATAGTACATCCTCGCTTAAATCTTCTGTATAAATAGTTGATGAACTAACCGTCACAAATTAATTCATATCAAATATAATTAACAAAGAACTAAGTAAAACTTTTAGCAATGGCAAACAACATGAAGTCTGCAACTTTCTGTAAGGCAACATGGGCAATATTTTTGGTTGCATTAGCTATTCTGGTGCAACTCAAGGGGTCTGAGGCCCAGGCAGGCGGTTGTGCCTCTCAACTTGGAAACTTGAATGTCTGTGCTCCATATGTGGTGCCTGGTGCGGTCAACACTAACCCGAGTCAGGAATGTTGTGCCGCCCTTAGTGGTGTTAACCATGACTGCATGTGTAACACCCTTAGGGTTGCtagtcaacttccttcttcttGCAACCTTGCTGCCCTCAACTGTGGTATTTAACACAACAATTTAATCTCATCCTAATTTTATTCATCACTATtgctccttttattttattttatttatattatcTTCGGATTGTTAGTTTTGAATGACTTTTTCACAATatagagtattttttttttttttttttttttgacatcaTTCATTTACTTATATATTCCGAATACTCGTATAGCTTATAACTTGTCAATCTTGACTAAAAAGACATGCTTTTATCTTGACTTTTCGACTGCAAATATATTCTCAGGTCTTTTATTATAACCGTTTTCATATTTTAGTTTCATTTTTGTTGGTAAAAGTTAGTACAAAAATTACATAGAAGtaaaattactttttttttttttaaatgtacatTCTCTAGCTTCTCGCGCACCCTGATTTCAGTTATACAGATAGGCTGAtgctcttttttttgttttttcttaaCAGGCAACTGAGTTGGAAGAAGTGCGGACCAAGAATAAACATTTCAAAATCTTCCaggcttttttttcttttcttttgtacgGAATAGTTTCTTTGTCATTTTAGATGGCCCTCGACATTTCCAGGTTTGAGTTAACTGGAGGTCGAAGGAAATGAGAGTGAGAGATGGAAGAGAGAACTTATCGAGTGTAATTCTAGACTCTTAATAAACAATGACGCTTCTCCATTCGTAATGATCATGTTCTAGTAAGGCGTAGCTCTCTTTTACTCGGTATTTACTCATGTGTGTCGAATGAGTACAAGGGCAATACAATATAAATGAATGCGAGTATCGAACTCGCAAACTCTTGTTAGCATTCTCTGTTCTAACTAGTACTAGTGTTTTCCAAAATAAGTGGCCAGTTTTTGTAGTCACTTGCTGTTTAATTACTATTATCAATTTTTCATTGTTTTAGTGACAAGTTATTAGCCTCGATTTTCAGGCTATCGACTTTCAGCTGGATTCATCATATGGTGCAGAATTTACATTTACAATGAACGCCTTAAACTCCACTCAATTAAATCTCGTTAATCCGTGGCTAAAATTTATGGTCCAACTTCCAAGTACTCAAGGATAACCTGTGATGCGACGGAACAGTGTTCGTAACCAAATGGAAATCGGGTACCAGGAGACATAGTAAAACCATTTCTAACTCGTAATTGACAATGAAACAAAACCTGGTGTAGGGTGGTCCAAATTATTTTTTCATGTCTTAGACATACGCCAGTCGCCAGGTGAAATGTACCCGTTGTTTATTTTGTTCATTTTATGAAGCGATAATAGTTGATGGGATGAGTAATTCATTAGAACTGTAATCTATTTTGTGACGAAcgttttaaccactaaaactgTCGAATGTGAGTGCCACTCGTTAGAAAACGGAATGAAATTGATGATTATATGAAGTAAGGAAATGACCAGAAAACCAATATTTTGGGTTGCATTAGCTCAGAGCGGCGGTTGTGCCAGTTAACTCGGAAACTTGAATGTCTGCGCTCCATATGTGGTGCCTGGTGCATCAGACACTAACCCGAGTCAGGAATGTTGTGCTGCCCTTACTGGTGTTAACCATGACTGGTATTTTCAGCTCGATTCATTATATGATGCAGAATTAACATTCACAGTGAACGTCACAAAAACTCCACTCAATTAAATCTCGTTAATCAATCCTCTGCTAAACTTTATGGTCCAAGTACTCCATGATAACCTGTGATGCGACACAACAGTGTTGGTAACCAAGTGGAAAGCGGATACCAGAAGACATATAATACCATTGCTAACCTGTTGAATGAGACACAACAGTGTTCGTAACCAAGTGGAATTCGGATACCAAAAGACATAGTAAAATCATTGCTAACCTGTTCAAGGGTggtccaaattttttttttttgtctacaCATACTCCAGGTGAAATgtacccgttttttttttttttttttttttttttttttttttttatgaagcaATAATAATAGTTGATGGGAGTAACTCATTAAAACGGACTAGACGGTAGACTATTTTGTGAAGAAAGTTTTAACTTTTAACCACTGCACCTGTCGAAATGTGAGTGTCGCATATTGAAAAACAGAATGAAATTGATCTTCACCAATTTTACTTCGTATTTGGTTTTATTTTATAAAGAAAACGTTTTCCAATCATCATGAGTGTCAGCCAAGCCTATTTGTAAACCTTAACATATATGACTACACAAATTCTCACTTGTGACGTGTCACAAGCTTATGACATCGGACAACCAGTATGAATAATCGTCACAAACAAGAATAACTGATACGAGAATTCTATATATTTTGACAGGGTGAGCTGTTTTTACATGTAGTGTGTCATACAAGGAGATGAAGGTAGCTAGTTTCGGTTGATTTAAAAAAGAGCTATAGGCATAGTAAATGCCGAATAGCGATAGTTCCAAAACTATGATAGTACTACAGTGCTACTATCTTCTCAAACACACTTGGAACTACTTAATGTATTGCTACTCATTTTTTAGTGAATAAAATAATTAACAGTTGTAATTTGTGAACTAGCCCAACTAGGTACGGTAATTTCAGGCAGTCAACTAAAGTCGACCTAGCATTCGTCTCGTCGAGATAAGCGATTTGGGAAAAAAATTCATCTAAAATAGATATCCGAGCGTAAAGTTATGGTCGTTTTAAGTTTTTTTCGTTCTTAATCTTGAATTTTTTTTGTCCCAATTTTTTTGTCCGTTTTAAGTTTTTATCGcaaaaaatagcaaattttaaatcgttattattatttttattattaattgTCGTTTATAAATATGTAAAAGCAAAGTTAGTTCGTTAGTTCATTTTTTTCATTACGATAAAACGATAAGTTGTCATAAAAACCGTCTCCAAAATGCGTGTgtgataaaacgataattaattttgttaaatttaatTTGATGTTCAAAGGTAAACtaggaaaaaatgaaaaaatagggGGTGTAACAAGTAAAATAATAATTAGGATTCTTTCCATTTCCTAAAAGAAATGGAGGGTCCATTTCCTATCAAGGGTCAAGATTTTATCTCACGACGATCTAACGCTCCATGTTTTCAATCGATAAATAGAGAAAAAATGCAATAGAAAAAGAGGTGTAATATTATATTGTAATGTGAGAGGAAATGAACAAGAAATGGAGAGAAGGAAATGGTGAAGATCTTTGCTCGTAAAACAGGGGAGTGATATAACAATTTTGTTTGTTATCCCAATGCATTATTCTTTGTTTCATCTATAATGCTTGACCTCTCATAAGTTTAAGATGGATAGTGATGTGTtgaataagaatttgtgatataAAATGGTTTAGCAtgttttaaaatcaatttttttttagtAAATATTCCAGAAAATCACTGTGTATAACCCCTTTGAATAATTATCATGTTAGTTAATTACTCTCTCCTATTTTCTAACATTTTCCACAATTCTTAAAACGTCAATTCACTAAGATCTTCTactttccttatttttcttttatttgcgGTTATAGTAATTTGTGATCCCGCATTCTCTCGTACTTTCATTATACCCACATATCACCATATTACTAAATTTTACCCCAAAATTGATGTGGAAGATCATAGTAAATAGGAGAGAGGGAgtaataaactaaacaaatattATAAAGGCCTTATATGCTTATAAGAATCTCACAAGATAATTAGAGAAACCCAAATTCTTACTTGTAAAATTTTGTAATCGATTTAAATAATGATAAAAGGAAGTTGATTATGAGATGTCACAACTTATAAAGTCACAAATACCTTTTCGTCACAACTAAAGATTAGTTTTGTTAAATCATTTTAAGAAGTCATCTATTGTACTTACTCAGAGCTATTGTACTTACTCAGAGCTTTTCTCTTATAAAACTCTTTTACAATATTACGAAGTATTATACTCCGTATAAAAGAGATCCACATCTATGAAAATCGTAACCATtttatttcaactaagagcatAAAATGAAATGCAAGACACTCTTAACTTAAAACATCTCGAAACCTTCTTTTATTTCCACCTTTACTCAATTAGAGGTGAAAAGGCAATAACAAATACCCAAACTATTACTCAAagtatatactccgtatataagacggtcttatacgAAAATTAGTGACTAAATTATACCCATGACAATGTGGGGTCACTCCAAATCCTCTACCAAGTAACAGAAACAAACCCCTTCCCCCTTATATTTCTCACATTCACTAACAAACTTTCTCATCACTATTCCTTCCTTCACCCATCAAATAAAAATACACCAAAAACAACACACACTCTTATTACTACTCCTCCTCCTCTAGTCATGGGCAAGCCATCAAAATGGCTAAACAATCTCCTTCGCCGCTGCCGCCGCCCTCGCACCTCTATCTCCCCCAAAAAACACCCCGCCATTTCTTCATCCAGACACAACGGCGAAGACGGCATTACCGCTTTCGCCGCCAATTGTCGTGAACAAGAATTCTACGGCGGGGGTGGGGGTGGGGGGTGGGAGTGATTCTAACAAACACGCAATAGCCGTCGCTGCCGCCACAGCTGCGGTGGCAGAGGCTGCATTAGCGGCGGCGAGAGCGGCGGCAGAAGTTGTTCGTTTAACTAATAATGTGAGTCCGGTTAGTAGGCGTTGGTGTATTGATGATTTGGCGGCCGTTAAGATTCAGTCCGCTTTTCGAGGTTTTCTGGTTAGTCATCTTATGAACATTCCTTCTTttccatttttttatttttattttttagccgttttattcatttatttattttattttctcgtattattttaattaaagttaaataaatgaTTGTGATGCATAAATTATATGTTTCTGAATTTGTTTGTCTTCAATTAGAGTTTGAAATCGTAAGTTTCCTATTAAATACTTGTATTTGTAAGACCGTGTTAATGTAGCTGTAGCAGAAATTATTATGTAAGACCGTGTTATAGTATGAGATGTTTAGTAACATTATGGAACAAAATTGGGTATTGATTCACTAATAAATACCAACTACGGAGTATGATGTATTTAATCCGAGATTAGAGAGTACAATGTCGTATAATTTACAGGACCTACATGTTTGGCGTCTAGAAGTGACTATCGATAATGtattttccaaaatttatattCGTACGGACGACTGGATAAGCAATCCGTCCAAGCCGAAGCCCACATTTAATCACCTCTTTAAATCgttaaaattaaa from Silene latifolia isolate original U9 population chromosome 5, ASM4854445v1, whole genome shotgun sequence encodes the following:
- the LOC141656603 gene encoding protein MEN-8 produces the protein MANNMKSATFCKATWAIFLVALAILVQLKGSEAQAGGCASQLGNLNVCAPYVVPGAVNTNPSQECCAALSGVNHDCMCNTLRVASQLPSSCNLAALNCGN